One Pyrus communis chromosome 13, drPyrComm1.1, whole genome shotgun sequence genomic window carries:
- the LOC137711947 gene encoding uncharacterized protein translates to MDSNGEYETEAETMALHRARSSFQELESSDSEPEGRPQARPAAATYPPPKAQGPSQATSEGLGRSPRLPQASGVIGIPIPWPLKVAAAESFPVIHADVAHATPATPAFDGPGVMPSPLASLSATTPLPELVKEFGQIVTKLRSTRRHSEPQHLQDQRRIFREWMQRDFSAFFSLKALQDAEIALTKLYQAHQMTKVQYESFLSFFENLTALRDQHLKAERQANRVRCYKEKHTQTSTTLQQLVEEGSSMEDRIIVVVAEIQKLEEQLSALKAEQMTLEQAIQKDGGSQESKPRSGGV, encoded by the exons ATGGATTCTAATGGTGAATATGAGACAGAAGCAGAGACCATGGCTCTTCATCGGGCCAGATCTTCTTTTCAAGAATTAGAATCTTCTGATTCTGAGCCCGAGGGAAGGCCCCAAGCTAGACCAGCTGCAGCAACATATCCTCCTCCCAAAGCACAAGGCCCTTCTCAG GCCACCAGTGAGGGCTTGGGCAGGTCTCCTCGACTTCCTCAAGCTTCTGGAGTTATAGGGATTCCAATCCCTTGGCCTCTAAAGGTTGCAGCTGCTGAATCCTTTCCTGTTATTCATGCTGATGTTGCCCATGCTACCCCTGCTACTCCTGCTTTTGATGGTCCTGGTGTGATGCCTTCTCCTTTGGCTTCTCTTTCAGCCACGACCCCTTTGCCTGAACTAGTTAAAGAGTTTGGGCAAATTGTAACGAAGCTGAGATCCACAAGGCGCCATTCTGAGCCTCAACATCTTCAAGATCAGCGCAGGATCTTCAGAGAATGGATGCAGAGGGACTTTTCTGCCTTCTTTAGCCTTAAGGCTCTTCAAGATGCTGAGATAGCTCTCACTAAATTATACCAAGCCCACCAAATGACTAAGGTGCAATATGAgtccttcctttccttctttgAAAATCTAACGGCCTTGAGGGATCAACATCTTAAGGCCGAGAGGCAAGCCAACAGGGTGAGGTGCTACAAGGAGAAGCACACTCAGACCTCCACTACTCTGCAACAGCTGGTGGAGGAGGGCTCGTCCATGGAGGATCGGATAATAGTGGTAGTTGCTGAGATCCAAAAACTGGAGGAACAACTTTCTGCTTTGAAAGCTGAGCAGATGACTCTCGAGCAAGCTATACAAAAAGATGGAGGAAGTCAAGAAAGTAAACCACGAAGTGGAGGAGTCTGA